One genomic window of Tatumella citrea includes the following:
- the mlaC gene encoding phospholipid-binding protein MlaC: MLFKRFVMAAMLVILPLAAANAADQVDQTNPYTLMNQAAAKTFTRLKNEQSKIKQDPNYLRTIVREELMPYVQVKYAGALVLGRFYNQATPAQRDAYYQAFGDYLTQAYGQALAMYHGQTYQIQSPQPLGDANIVAIRVTIIDPNGRPPVRLDFQWRKNTRTGGWQAYDMVAEGISMITTKQNEWGDLLRTKGIDGLTAQLKVYAAQPITLGQQN, from the coding sequence ATGTTATTTAAACGTTTCGTGATGGCAGCCATGCTGGTCATCCTGCCGCTGGCGGCAGCCAATGCCGCAGATCAGGTTGATCAGACGAATCCTTATACGCTAATGAATCAGGCGGCGGCTAAGACCTTTACCCGTCTGAAAAATGAGCAGTCGAAAATTAAACAGGACCCAAATTACCTGCGTACCATCGTCCGTGAAGAACTGATGCCTTATGTACAGGTAAAATATGCCGGAGCATTAGTGCTGGGACGTTTCTACAACCAGGCCACTCCTGCTCAGCGTGATGCTTATTATCAGGCGTTTGGTGATTACCTGACACAAGCTTATGGCCAGGCGCTGGCGATGTACCATGGCCAGACTTATCAAATCCAGTCTCCACAGCCACTGGGCGATGCCAATATCGTTGCCATCCGTGTGACCATTATTGACCCGAATGGTCGTCCTCCGGTTCGCCTTGACTTCCAGTGGCGGAAAAACACCCGCACCGGGGGCTGGCAGGCCTACGATATGGTGGCAGAGGGCATCAGTATGATCACTACCAAACAGAATGAGTGGGGCGATCTGCTGCGTACCAAAGGTATTGATGGCTTAACCGCACAGTTAAAAGTTTATGCTGCTCAACCAATTACTCTGGGTCAGCAAAACTGA
- the mlaB gene encoding lipid asymmetry maintenance protein MlaB, whose product MSRKLQWQQQATALRLSGMLDHESLLPLWEQRNTVMQGISEIDLSGLERVDSAGLALLVHLQDIVRRQGGQLAFSGISDKLQSLITLYNLQHIIVS is encoded by the coding sequence ATGAGCAGAAAACTGCAATGGCAGCAACAGGCAACAGCATTACGGCTGTCCGGAATGCTTGATCATGAATCTCTGCTGCCGCTTTGGGAACAACGGAATACCGTGATGCAGGGAATTTCTGAAATTGACCTCTCCGGGCTGGAGCGTGTGGATTCTGCCGGGCTGGCTTTGCTGGTGCATCTACAGGATATTGTCCGCCGCCAGGGGGGGCAGCTGGCATTTAGTGGCATCTCGGATAAATTACAGTCATTAATTACGCTGTATAATCTGCAACATATTATTGTTTCTTAA
- the ibaG gene encoding BolA family iron metabolism protein IbaG, with protein MENNEIQAVLMQALSLDEVHVSGDGSHFQVIAVSDIFETMSRVKKQQAVYAPLMEYIADNRIHAVSIKTYTPAEWARDRKLSGF; from the coding sequence ATGGAAAATAACGAGATTCAGGCAGTCCTGATGCAGGCACTGTCGCTGGACGAAGTTCACGTGAGTGGCGATGGCAGCCATTTCCAGGTGATTGCGGTGAGTGATATTTTTGAAACTATGAGCCGTGTAAAGAAGCAGCAGGCAGTGTACGCCCCGCTCATGGAATATATTGCAGATAACCGTATTCATGCGGTATCGATTAAGACCTATACCCCTGCCGAATGGGCACGGGATCGTAAACTGAGTGGCTTTTAA
- the murA gene encoding UDP-N-acetylglucosamine 1-carboxyvinyltransferase gives MDKFRVQGPTRLSGEVTISGAKNAALPILFAALLAEEPVEIKNVPKLRDIDTTMKLLGQLGVKAERNGAVHLDASDVTIFCAPYDLVKTMRASIWALGPLVARFGQGEVSLPGGCAIGARPVDLHISGLEQLGAEIRLEEGYVKASVDGRLKGAHIVMDKVSVGATVTIMSAATLATGTTVIENAAREPEIADTAGFLNAIGAKITGAGTDRITIEGVERLGGGSYEVVPDRIETGTFLVAAAISGGKVVCRKTRPDTMDAVLAKLRDAGADIETGEDWISLDMHGRRPKAVNIRTAPHPGFPTDMQAQFTLLNLVAEGTGVITETIFENRFMHVPELIRMGAHAEIESNTAICHGTDKLSGAQVMATDLRASASLVLAGCIAEGETIVDRIYHIDRGYERIEDKLRGLGAHIERVKGEDEHAMD, from the coding sequence ATGGACAAATTTCGAGTGCAGGGTCCCACCCGTTTAAGTGGTGAAGTTACCATTTCCGGAGCAAAAAATGCAGCGTTACCGATTCTGTTCGCAGCTTTGCTGGCCGAAGAACCGGTAGAAATCAAAAATGTCCCGAAATTACGCGACATTGATACTACGATGAAACTGCTTGGCCAACTGGGTGTTAAAGCTGAACGTAATGGTGCAGTTCACCTGGATGCCAGTGATGTCACTATTTTCTGTGCTCCGTATGACCTGGTCAAAACCATGCGTGCCTCAATCTGGGCACTGGGACCACTGGTTGCCCGTTTCGGTCAGGGGGAAGTCTCCTTACCTGGCGGCTGTGCGATTGGTGCTCGTCCGGTCGATTTGCATATCAGCGGTCTGGAGCAACTGGGCGCAGAAATTCGCCTGGAAGAAGGGTATGTAAAAGCGTCTGTTGATGGTCGCCTGAAAGGTGCTCATATTGTTATGGATAAAGTCAGTGTTGGCGCGACCGTAACTATTATGAGTGCGGCAACTCTGGCGACCGGAACTACCGTTATTGAGAATGCTGCCCGTGAACCTGAAATTGCTGATACTGCCGGTTTCCTGAACGCGATTGGTGCAAAAATTACCGGTGCAGGTACAGACAGAATCACCATTGAAGGGGTAGAACGCCTGGGTGGTGGTAGCTATGAAGTGGTGCCAGACCGTATCGAAACCGGGACTTTCCTGGTTGCAGCAGCTATCTCCGGCGGTAAAGTTGTTTGCCGTAAAACCCGCCCGGATACGATGGATGCCGTGCTGGCGAAATTGCGTGATGCCGGCGCAGATATTGAGACCGGTGAAGACTGGATCAGTCTGGATATGCATGGACGTCGCCCAAAAGCGGTAAATATTCGTACTGCGCCTCATCCGGGCTTCCCGACAGATATGCAGGCTCAGTTTACACTGTTGAATCTGGTGGCTGAAGGTACGGGCGTTATCACTGAGACCATTTTCGAAAATCGCTTTATGCATGTACCTGAATTGATTCGTATGGGGGCGCATGCTGAGATTGAAAGCAATACGGCAATCTGTCATGGCACAGACAAACTGTCCGGAGCTCAGGTAATGGCGACAGATCTGCGTGCTTCAGCAAGTCTGGTACTGGCAGGATGTATCGCTGAAGGTGAGACTATTGTTGATCGTATCTATCACATCGATCGTGGCTACGAGCGTATTGAAGATAAACTGCGTGGCCTGGGAGCTCATATTGAACGAGTGAAGGGCGAAGACGAACACGCGATGGACTAA
- a CDS encoding helix-turn-helix domain-containing protein: protein MSMLKKDWHTADIIAALRKKGTSLAAVSRNAGLSSSTLANALSRPWPKGEWLIAKAIDIHPAEIWPSRYYDPITHELLDREKLMRRLPRHEHAQSSPQ from the coding sequence ATGAGTATGCTGAAAAAGGACTGGCACACTGCAGATATCATTGCGGCTCTCAGGAAAAAAGGAACTTCTCTGGCAGCAGTATCAAGGAATGCGGGGTTAAGCTCCTCAACTCTGGCGAATGCATTATCCCGCCCCTGGCCAAAGGGCGAGTGGCTGATAGCCAAAGCTATCGACATCCATCCGGCCGAAATCTGGCCCAGCCGCTACTACGATCCCATTACCCATGAATTGCTAGACCGTGAAAAACTCATGCGCCGGCTGCCACGCCATGAACACGCTCAGTCCTCACCGCAGTAG
- the ispB gene encoding octaprenyl diphosphate synthase has translation MNLEQITEITSADMSAVNQTILDQLNSDVALISQLGHYIVSGGGKRIRPMIAVLAARALGYQGDQHILNAALIEFIHTATLLHDDVVDESDMRRGKATANAAFGNAASVLVGDFIYTRAFQMMTSLGSLKILALMSEAVNVISEGEVLQLMNCNDPDITEESYMRVIYSKTARLFEAASQTSAILADASDEQEQALRDYGRYIGTAFQLIDDLLDYSADNIALGKNVGDDLSEGKPTLPLLHAMKHGNPEQSAMIRQAIEQGNGRHLLEQVQETMQQCGSLEWTRQRAEDEADKAILALQGLPDTPWRQALESLAHMSVQRDH, from the coding sequence ATGAACTTAGAACAAATTACAGAAATCACTTCCGCCGATATGTCGGCCGTCAATCAGACCATTCTTGACCAGCTGAACTCCGATGTTGCGCTTATCAGCCAACTGGGTCATTACATTGTCAGCGGCGGAGGCAAACGCATTCGCCCGATGATTGCAGTTCTGGCAGCAAGAGCACTCGGTTACCAGGGCGACCAGCATATCCTCAACGCCGCACTGATCGAATTTATTCATACCGCCACATTGCTGCACGATGATGTGGTTGATGAATCAGATATGCGTCGGGGTAAAGCCACCGCTAATGCTGCCTTTGGTAATGCCGCCAGCGTCCTGGTCGGTGATTTTATTTACACCAGAGCCTTTCAGATGATGACCAGCCTGGGATCGTTAAAGATCCTTGCGCTCATGTCAGAGGCAGTAAACGTGATCTCTGAAGGCGAAGTGCTGCAACTGATGAACTGTAACGATCCGGATATTACTGAAGAAAGTTATATGCGGGTTATCTACAGTAAAACTGCGCGGCTATTTGAAGCGGCTTCTCAGACATCCGCCATTCTGGCCGATGCCAGCGATGAGCAGGAACAGGCGTTGCGGGATTATGGACGTTATATTGGTACCGCTTTCCAGTTGATCGATGATCTGCTGGATTACAGTGCCGATAATATTGCTCTGGGTAAGAACGTCGGTGATGATCTGAGTGAAGGTAAGCCGACGCTACCATTACTACATGCAATGAAACATGGCAATCCTGAACAATCCGCGATGATCCGCCAGGCGATCGAACAAGGTAATGGTCGTCATTTGCTGGAACAGGTTCAGGAAACCATGCAGCAATGCGGTTCTCTGGAATGGACTCGCCAGCGGGCTGAAGATGAAGCAGATAAAGCCATTCTGGCATTACAGGGGCTACCTGATACCCCATGGCGCCAGGCATTAGAGTCTCTGGCACATATGTCTGTTCAGCGCGATCATTAA
- the rplU gene encoding 50S ribosomal protein L21 codes for MYAVFQSGGKQHRVSEGQTVRLEKLDIATGETIEFDQVLMIANGEEVTIGAPLVSGGVIKAEVVAHGRGEKIKIVKFRRRKHYRKQQGHRQWFTDVKITGISA; via the coding sequence ATGTACGCGGTTTTCCAAAGTGGTGGTAAACAACACCGAGTTAGCGAAGGTCAGACCGTTCGCCTGGAAAAGCTTGATATCGCAACCGGTGAAACCATTGAGTTTGACCAGGTTCTGATGATTGCCAACGGCGAAGAAGTTACCATTGGTGCTCCACTGGTTTCAGGTGGTGTTATCAAAGCTGAAGTCGTGGCTCATGGTCGTGGTGAGAAAATTAAGATCGTTAAGTTTCGTCGCCGTAAACACTATCGTAAGCAGCAGGGTCACCGTCAGTGGTTTACTGATGTGAAGATCACTGGCATCAGCGCTTAA
- the rpmA gene encoding 50S ribosomal protein L27 has protein sequence MAHKKAGGSTRNGRDSNAKRLGVKRFGGETVLAGSIIVRQRGTKFHAGTNVGCGRDHTLFATATGQIKFEVKGPNNRKYVSIVAE, from the coding sequence ATGGCTCATAAAAAGGCTGGCGGCTCCACACGTAACGGTCGCGATTCCAACGCAAAACGTCTGGGCGTAAAACGCTTTGGCGGAGAAACTGTACTGGCAGGTAGCATCATCGTTCGTCAGCGCGGAACCAAATTCCACGCGGGTACCAACGTAGGTTGTGGTCGTGACCACACCCTGTTTGCTACTGCAACTGGTCAGATCAAATTCGAAGTTAAAGGTCCAAACAACCGTAAATACGTCAGCATCGTTGCTGAGTAA
- the cgtA gene encoding Obg family GTPase CgtA: MKFVDEATILVVAGDGGNGCVSFRREKYIPRGGPDGGDGGDGGDVWLLADENLNTLIDYRFEKAFRAERGQNGQSRDCTGKRGKDVVIKVPVGTRIIDQDTGETMGDMTRHEQRLMVAKGGWHGLGNTRFKSSVNRTPRQKTMGTEGEKRDLQLELLLLADVGMLGLPNAGKSTFIRAVSAAKPKVADYPFTTLVPSLGVVRMDHEQSFVVADIPGLIEGAADGAGLGIRFLKHLERCRVLLHLIDLAPIDESDPVENAKIILAELEKYSDKLYQKPRWLVFNKTDLLDKEEAETRAKAVADALGWDDKYYLISAASRDGVNALCWDVMSFINANPKQSEEEEKKPEKVEFMWDDYHRETLENNAAVEEEDDEDWDDWDEDDDEGVEIIYQR; the protein is encoded by the coding sequence ATGAAGTTTGTTGATGAAGCGACAATCCTGGTTGTCGCAGGTGATGGCGGCAATGGCTGTGTGAGCTTCCGCCGTGAGAAGTATATTCCGCGTGGTGGTCCTGACGGTGGAGATGGCGGTGATGGTGGCGATGTCTGGTTGCTAGCGGATGAAAACCTCAACACCCTGATTGATTACCGTTTTGAAAAGGCTTTCCGTGCCGAGCGTGGTCAAAATGGCCAGAGCCGTGACTGTACCGGCAAACGCGGCAAAGACGTAGTGATTAAGGTTCCTGTGGGCACCCGGATTATCGATCAGGATACCGGAGAGACCATGGGGGATATGACTCGCCATGAGCAGCGCCTGATGGTCGCCAAGGGCGGCTGGCACGGCCTGGGTAACACCCGGTTTAAATCTTCTGTAAACCGTACTCCGCGCCAGAAAACGATGGGCACAGAGGGTGAGAAGCGTGACCTGCAACTGGAGCTGTTGCTGCTGGCTGATGTCGGTATGCTGGGGCTGCCTAATGCCGGTAAATCGACCTTTATCCGCGCTGTCTCTGCGGCGAAACCGAAAGTAGCTGACTATCCGTTTACTACTCTGGTGCCAAGTCTCGGGGTAGTACGTATGGATCACGAACAGAGCTTCGTGGTTGCAGATATTCCCGGACTTATCGAAGGTGCAGCTGACGGTGCAGGCCTGGGGATTCGTTTCCTGAAACACCTCGAACGTTGCCGTGTATTGTTGCATCTGATCGATCTGGCTCCGATAGACGAGTCAGATCCGGTAGAGAATGCAAAGATCATCCTGGCTGAACTGGAAAAGTACAGCGACAAGCTTTACCAGAAACCCCGCTGGCTGGTATTTAATAAAACTGACCTGCTGGACAAAGAAGAAGCGGAAACCCGCGCTAAAGCAGTGGCAGATGCACTGGGATGGGATGATAAATATTATCTGATCTCTGCTGCCAGCCGCGACGGTGTTAACGCACTGTGCTGGGATGTGATGAGCTTTATTAACGCGAATCCAAAACAGTCGGAAGAAGAAGAGAAGAAACCGGAGAAAGTTGAGTTTATGTGGGATGACTATCACCGCGAAACTCTGGAAAACAATGCTGCGGTTGAAGAAGAAGATGATGAAGACTGGGATGACTGGGACGAAGATGATGATGAAGGTGTAGAGATCATCTATCAGCGTTGA
- a CDS encoding hotdog fold thioesterase — translation METVWKRPITLEALNALGKECLVGHLGIEFTAIGGQHLEATMPVDDRTRQPFGLLHGGASVVLAESMGSVAGYLACEEGKSVVGIEVNASHHRSVSQGLVYATCQPLHIGGQLQVWQTEIRNSKGKLCCTARLTVSVLG, via the coding sequence ATGGAAACTGTCTGGAAACGGCCAATTACCCTCGAAGCGTTAAATGCTCTGGGTAAAGAGTGCCTGGTCGGGCATCTGGGTATTGAGTTCACCGCAATTGGCGGGCAGCATCTGGAAGCGACAATGCCAGTGGACGATCGGACACGGCAACCATTCGGATTACTGCACGGCGGAGCTTCTGTGGTGCTGGCTGAATCAATGGGATCTGTTGCCGGTTACCTGGCCTGTGAAGAGGGTAAAAGTGTGGTCGGGATTGAAGTGAATGCCAGCCACCACCGGTCTGTTTCTCAGGGACTGGTTTACGCAACCTGTCAGCCACTGCATATTGGCGGGCAGTTACAGGTCTGGCAGACGGAGATTCGTAACAGTAAGGGCAAACTCTGTTGTACCGCCAGACTAACAGTGTCCGTTCTGGGTTAG
- the dhbA gene encoding 2,3-dihydro-2,3-dihydroxybenzoate dehydrogenase, giving the protein MSQWSEFHGKQVWVTGAGQGIGYQTALAFQKAGAEVTGFDLKFDQPDYPFRCQILNVADPKQVTEVCQGLLARQPRLDVLINAAGILRIGATDELSFDDWQQCLNVNAGGAFNLFQQTLPVFRRQQRGAIVTVASNAAHAPRLGMSAYGASKAALRSLCLTVGLEMAPHGVRCNIVSPGSTDTEMQRSLWKTPQSEQQTIDGFPEQFKLGIPLKKIAQPQEIANTILFLASDQASHVVLQDIVVDGGATLGA; this is encoded by the coding sequence ATGAGCCAGTGGTCAGAGTTTCACGGCAAACAGGTCTGGGTAACCGGCGCCGGTCAGGGAATTGGCTATCAGACTGCGCTGGCATTTCAGAAGGCCGGGGCCGAAGTGACCGGTTTTGATTTAAAATTCGATCAACCGGACTACCCTTTCCGCTGTCAGATTCTCAACGTGGCAGATCCAAAGCAGGTTACTGAGGTCTGTCAGGGGTTACTGGCCAGACAACCCCGTCTGGACGTTCTGATTAATGCCGCCGGGATCCTGCGGATCGGCGCTACGGATGAGCTTTCGTTTGACGACTGGCAACAGTGCCTCAACGTTAATGCCGGTGGCGCTTTCAATCTGTTCCAACAGACATTACCAGTGTTCCGTCGCCAGCAGCGGGGAGCTATCGTTACTGTCGCATCGAATGCCGCCCATGCCCCACGTCTTGGCATGTCTGCTTATGGAGCCTCGAAAGCCGCATTACGCAGTTTATGCCTGACTGTCGGGCTGGAAATGGCCCCGCACGGCGTGCGTTGTAATATTGTCTCGCCGGGATCCACCGATACCGAAATGCAACGCAGTCTGTGGAAGACACCTCAGTCTGAACAGCAGACTATTGACGGTTTTCCGGAACAATTTAAGTTAGGCATTCCACTGAAAAAAATTGCTCAGCCACAGGAAATTGCTAATACCATTTTGTTCCTGGCCTCTGATCAGGCCAGTCATGTGGTATTGCAGGACATTGTTGTTGATGGCGGAGCCACTCTGGGAGCCTGA
- a CDS encoding isochorismatase family protein: MSIPKLESYTLPAADELPENKVQWVFEPARAALLIHDMQNYFLNFWGSDSPLIHQVVENIARLRAQCKALGIPVFYTAQPNQQSDEDRALLNDMWGPGLNRHPDQQQITDALAPDEQDIVLTKWRYSAFHRSDLEQQLQKMGRNQLLITGVYAHIGCLTTATDAFMRNIKPFMVADALADFSREEHLMALTYTAGRSGKVVTTEDLMLLPESKSALRAMVLPLLEDDDEPEDDENLIDYGLDSVRMMALAARWRMAHPDIDFVALAKNASIDGWWKLLSAEVKA; encoded by the coding sequence ATGAGTATCCCTAAGCTTGAGTCTTACACCCTGCCGGCAGCGGATGAATTGCCGGAGAATAAAGTTCAGTGGGTGTTTGAACCGGCCCGGGCAGCGCTGCTGATCCACGATATGCAGAACTACTTTCTGAATTTCTGGGGGAGTGATAGCCCGCTAATTCACCAGGTTGTAGAGAACATAGCCCGGTTACGTGCCCAGTGTAAGGCGTTGGGGATACCGGTATTTTATACCGCTCAGCCAAATCAGCAGAGTGATGAAGACCGTGCTCTGCTCAATGATATGTGGGGACCGGGGTTAAACCGCCATCCGGACCAACAACAAATTACCGATGCACTGGCCCCTGATGAGCAGGATATTGTCCTGACTAAATGGCGCTACAGTGCTTTTCACCGTTCTGATCTCGAACAACAGCTTCAGAAAATGGGCCGTAACCAGTTACTGATTACCGGGGTATATGCCCATATCGGTTGCCTGACTACAGCTACCGATGCCTTTATGCGCAATATCAAACCTTTTATGGTGGCTGATGCACTGGCAGATTTCAGCCGGGAAGAACATTTGATGGCTCTGACTTATACCGCAGGTCGCAGTGGTAAAGTGGTTACCACCGAAGATTTAATGCTGCTACCTGAAAGCAAAAGTGCCCTGCGAGCTATGGTGCTGCCATTGCTCGAGGATGATGATGAACCGGAAGATGACGAGAATCTGATTGATTACGGTCTGGATTCCGTACGGATGATGGCCCTGGCCGCCCGCTGGCGTATGGCTCATCCTGATATTGATTTTGTTGCCCTGGCAAAAAATGCCTCAATCGATGGCTGGTGGAAACTGTTGTCGGCGGAGGTAAAAGCATGA
- a CDS encoding (2,3-dihydroxybenzoyl)adenylate synthase, with protein MTIPYTRWPDDLASRYRTKGYWLDLPLSDIADRQKDNDAVAIIDDESQVSYRQMALASSRLAAKLQQAGLKKGDTALVQLGNNNEFYLVFFALLKLGVAPVNALFSHQRTELFSYAEQIKPALLIADRQHSLFADNQFLEQFRQQIPSLTTVLMHHAVDGDHSLAEWLATPAEDFVADPSAADEVAFFQLSGGSTGTPKLIPRTHNDYYYSIRASNNICGVDADTRYLCALPVAHNYPMSSPGCLGIFYAGGLVVMAADPSATQCFPLIARHQITLTGLVPPAVSLWLQFISEQGNHGELNSLKVLQVGGARLSETLARRIISEIGCQLQQVFGMAEGLVNYTRLDDPLEIIVTTQGRPICEDDEIRVVDEDGTLLPAGQTGRLMTRGPYTFRGYFNNPAHNATCFDNEGFYSSGDLIEITAEGNIKVQGREKDQINRGGEKIAAEEIENLLQRHPDIIDAALVSMNDELMGEKSCAFIVATQPIKPAHLRRHLREQGIAEFKLPDRIIQQDKLPLTPVGKVDKKALRQWLTEQQK; from the coding sequence ATGACTATCCCTTATACCCGCTGGCCGGATGATCTGGCGAGCCGCTACCGTACCAAAGGGTACTGGCTGGACCTGCCCTTAAGTGATATTGCCGACCGTCAGAAAGACAACGACGCTGTTGCCATTATCGATGACGAGTCACAAGTCAGCTACCGGCAGATGGCTTTAGCCAGTTCCCGTCTGGCCGCCAAACTTCAGCAAGCCGGACTGAAAAAAGGCGATACCGCGCTGGTTCAGCTTGGTAATAACAACGAGTTTTACCTGGTTTTTTTCGCTCTTCTTAAACTGGGTGTCGCCCCGGTAAATGCACTGTTCAGCCATCAGCGTACCGAGCTATTTTCTTATGCGGAGCAGATTAAACCGGCACTACTGATTGCTGATCGCCAGCATAGCCTGTTTGCCGATAACCAGTTTCTTGAACAATTCAGACAGCAGATCCCTTCTCTGACGACAGTACTGATGCATCATGCTGTTGATGGTGACCACAGCCTGGCTGAATGGCTGGCTACACCGGCAGAAGACTTTGTGGCCGACCCCAGCGCTGCAGATGAAGTGGCCTTCTTTCAACTTTCCGGTGGTAGTACTGGCACCCCGAAACTAATCCCACGGACGCATAACGATTACTATTACAGTATTCGTGCCAGTAATAATATTTGCGGTGTTGACGCAGATACCCGTTACCTGTGTGCCCTGCCGGTTGCCCATAACTACCCAATGAGCTCTCCGGGTTGCCTGGGTATTTTCTATGCCGGCGGTCTGGTCGTCATGGCCGCGGACCCCAGTGCGACACAATGTTTCCCACTGATCGCCAGACATCAGATTACCCTGACAGGTCTGGTGCCCCCGGCAGTCAGCCTCTGGCTACAGTTCATCAGTGAACAGGGTAATCACGGTGAACTGAATTCCCTGAAAGTTCTGCAGGTTGGCGGTGCACGTCTGAGCGAAACTCTGGCACGAAGGATAATTTCAGAAATTGGCTGCCAGTTGCAACAGGTGTTCGGAATGGCCGAAGGTCTGGTGAACTACACCCGACTGGATGATCCGCTGGAAATTATTGTCACTACTCAGGGCCGGCCCATCTGTGAAGATGATGAAATCAGAGTTGTGGATGAAGACGGTACGCTGTTGCCAGCAGGCCAGACTGGCCGCCTGATGACGCGTGGCCCTTATACCTTCCGTGGTTATTTTAATAACCCGGCACATAACGCTACCTGCTTTGATAATGAAGGATTTTACAGTTCCGGTGATCTAATCGAGATCACCGCAGAAGGTAATATTAAAGTTCAGGGGCGGGAAAAAGATCAGATCAATCGTGGCGGGGAGAAAATTGCCGCCGAGGAAATTGAAAATCTACTGCAACGCCACCCTGACATTATTGATGCAGCACTGGTGTCGATGAACGATGAACTAATGGGTGAAAAGAGCTGTGCATTCATCGTGGCGACACAACCGATTAAACCAGCACATTTACGTCGCCATCTGCGTGAACAGGGGATCGCTGAATTTAAACTTCCGGATCGCATAATTCAGCAGGACAAACTGCCACTGACTCCGGTGGGCAAAGTCGACAAAAAAGCCCTGCGCCAGTGGCTGACCGAACAACAAAAATAA
- a CDS encoding isochorismate synthase, which yields MLEKEQAENPCFREFPSLKGRFLFTSGWRSLITDGCFQRLTLPLSGVSPQLSASAESLETAFRHARASGISRPVVVGAIPFDTRQPSELFIPESCEFFDRRHLTAVATAPLASPAEQTLHVRQVPEKAVFTSMVARAVDAMKRGELDKVVLSRLLNIHSPESMDLQTLMSQIVQQNPDNYHFHVPLSSGATLLGASPELLLRKQADHFYSCPLAGSARRDSDPQLDQQSGQALMNSTKDRHEHRLVTDAMRDTLQPVSETLSVPEVPELVTTGTLWHLATSIQGTVKHGHTSALSLAALLHPTPALSGFPHPQALSLIRQLEPFDRHLFGGMVGWCDDQGNGEWAVTIRCATVDKQDITLFAGAGIVPASDPESEWLETGVKLTTMLKAFGLDQSR from the coding sequence ATGCTAGAAAAGGAACAGGCTGAAAATCCCTGCTTTAGGGAATTTCCCTCCTTAAAAGGCCGTTTTCTGTTTACGTCAGGCTGGCGAAGCCTGATTACTGATGGCTGTTTTCAACGTCTTACTCTGCCATTGTCCGGTGTAAGCCCTCAGCTTTCTGCCAGCGCGGAAAGTCTTGAAACTGCATTCCGCCATGCTCGTGCCTCCGGTATTTCACGGCCGGTTGTTGTCGGTGCAATTCCGTTTGATACCCGTCAACCGTCAGAATTATTTATTCCGGAAAGCTGCGAGTTTTTCGACCGCCGGCATCTGACTGCTGTCGCAACCGCGCCGCTGGCTTCTCCGGCAGAACAGACATTGCATGTCCGCCAGGTACCGGAAAAAGCCGTATTTACCTCAATGGTTGCCCGTGCAGTAGATGCGATGAAACGTGGTGAACTGGATAAAGTAGTATTATCACGCCTGCTGAACATTCACAGTCCTGAGTCTATGGACCTGCAGACACTAATGTCACAGATTGTGCAGCAAAATCCGGATAACTATCATTTCCACGTTCCGTTATCTTCCGGAGCGACACTGCTGGGTGCAAGCCCGGAATTATTACTGAGAAAACAGGCAGATCATTTTTATTCCTGCCCACTGGCCGGTTCGGCCAGGCGTGACAGTGATCCGCAACTGGATCAACAATCCGGCCAGGCGCTGATGAATTCCACCAAAGACCGCCATGAGCACCGGCTGGTGACTGACGCCATGCGCGATACTCTGCAACCGGTCAGTGAGACTTTATCGGTCCCTGAAGTGCCTGAACTGGTCACGACCGGAACGCTATGGCATCTGGCAACATCTATACAGGGCACCGTTAAGCACGGTCATACAAGTGCTTTGTCACTGGCCGCCTTGTTGCACCCGACACCAGCTCTGAGTGGTTTCCCACACCCGCAGGCACTCTCCTTAATACGCCAGTTGGAACCTTTTGATCGCCACCTGTTTGGCGGCATGGTGGGATGGTGCGATGACCAGGGGAATGGCGAATGGGCCGTCACAATACGTTGTGCCACCGTTGATAAGCAGGATATCACCCTGTTCGCCGGAGCCGGTATTGTCCCGGCATCAGATCCGGAATCCGAATGGCTGGAAACCGGCGTGAAACTTACAACAATGCTGAAAGCTTTCGGGCTTGATCAATCAAGGTAA